The DNA region GCCTTCCAACAGTTCTACCCGACACCGTCGAACCATATTCCGGGAGGAAGATTTGTTCCAGGCACACTGAATTCAGTTGGACTGCTGCAAAACAATTTCTTCTCGAGCAATCCTCAATCCACTCCGTATAAAAAATATTTTGGACGGCTGGATTATGACATCACGCAGCACAACAGACTGACCATGTCGGATACGCAACGTGATACGCCGGTTATTTATCCGAGTGCCGTCACCGCTTGCCCCATCGGCTGCCAATCCGGCGACGTTGACAGCAATAACGCACAGATAACCGACGTGTGGACGATCAACGACACCACCATCAACGAAGCCCGGCTGGGTTATACCTACCAGGGTAATTTTTTCGCTGATCTGGCATTGGGTAAAGGCTATGCCTCCAAGCTGGGATGGCAATTTGCCAAGGCAGACGACTTTCCTGGGATTCAGTTCGGCCCCCCGTATCCATACGCCTGGATTCAGCCCAGTTCGAATGCTGTCTATAAGGAGCACGTCTTCGATCCAAGTGATGTTGTGACCATGATTCGTGGCAAGCACATCCTTCACTTTGGCGGCGAGTTCCTGATGTACCGGGACGATTCCACTGCTTGGGGTAACACGAACGCCGGAACTATGAATTTTTCGGGCCAGTACACGCAGCAATGGACGGTGGATTCTAACGGCGTAGCTTCGCCAAATACCTCAACCGGCTTGAACTATGCGGACTTCCTGCTGGGCCAGGCGCAGTCCTGGAACGCAGGCGTATCTCCTGAATACGGTGCCCGGCTGAAGAGTCCGCAGGTGTTCATTCAGGACGATTACAAGGTGCGTCCTAACCTGACCATCAACGTCGGCCTGCGCTATCAGATTCGGCATGGCTGGAAAGAAGTTCACCAGAACATGAGTACTTTTGACCCGACGGTGCCTAACCCCGGTACCGGCACTCTTGGCGCTATGTGGTACGGTTCCACCCACGCCAACGGGCGCGATTCTCTTCAGGCGGATTCTTACAACACGTTCCTACCCAGGGCCGGATTCTCATGGCTGATACATCCCGACACGACTCTCCGAGGTGGATTTGGGCTGTATGCCTATAACCTGAGCCTCGACACTTATGGCAGTGGAATGGGTGCCGAAATAAGTTCATCGGGCAATTCAACCGATCAGACCAACGGCATCACTCCTGTCGTGATTCTGTCCGGGACCGGATCAAACCTTCCCTATACTGCTGCTACAACCGATCCGGCTAAATTCAATGGCCAGAGTGTGAATTACAACCAATATCACACACCTACGCCGGAGATTTACCAATGGAACCTGTCCCTTCAGCATGAACTGGGTACAAACATGGTGGCAGAGCTTGCCTACGTGGCCAGTCACGGATTCAATCTCAATTTCCCTACCGACCTCAATCAGATACCCGAGAACAGGCTGTCACCCAATGACGCTCAGTTTCGGCCCTATTCAGGATTCCAATCCATTACTGGAAGCACTAACAACGCAATCTCCAATTACAACTCCTTGCAGGCATCGATCAGCAAACGGCTGACATCGGGAATCAGCTTTAACTTCAACTACACCTGGTCACATTTTCTGGACGATCAGGACTCTTCCGGTTGGGGCAGCCGTTCCGGAGATCAGAATTATCAAAATGCGTTTGATCCGTCAAAGAACTACAGCAACTCCAATTTTGACGTTCGCAATGCATTCAAGGGGAACATACTCTACGAACTGCCGTTCGGCAAAGGCAGAACGTTCCTGAACCATAACTGGCTATTGGACGAAGCGGTTGGCGGCTGGCAGATTGCCAGCACGATCGTCCTGTCCAGCGGCAATCCGTTCAGTGTCTATGCATCGGATGGATCAAGCTATGCGCTTGCAGGATCGCTATTCCCCAATTGGACGGGCGAGAGCATCATCCCCAAGGGCGGTCGGACTATCGACCATTGGTTCAATCCGGGGGCATTCTCTCGGCCGGCGCCTGGGACCTTCGGCAATGTAAGAAGGAACAGCGTATACGGTCCCGGGCTCGAAGAGGTAAACCTCTCGGCTGGCAAGAAATTCACCATCCGGGAGCAGGTCAAACTAGAGATCAGGGCAGATGCAAGCAATGCATTCAACCATCCCAGCTTTGGGGTGCCGAATCAGCAACTGACCACAAGTTCTCCGGGTACGGTTTCTTATACGGATGCCGCCTCGAATATTACCGGCACGACCATTGGAGGGCGAAGCGTGCAACTTGGCGCTCACCTGGAGTTCTAATCCTCAACGCATCTTTACCCGAAAAGGACGGCGGTTCCTCGCCGTCCTTTTCCTTCTTAAATGCGGGAGATTCATTTAACCCGATATGATTTGGTTGCTATGCGTGTAAAGAACAAACTCACCTCGCTGCTCCTGTTGGGCGTTGTTGCCCTTCCGGCTTTTTCGCAAGCCAGTTTGAGCCGCCAGCAGCAGATTGCGTCGCACTCTCGTCTGGCCCGCCAATACCTTATCGGACATCAGCCCAACCTCGCAGTGCCGGAGTTTCAGGCAATCATCGCGCTCGATCCGAAGAATGTGGATGCCCGAGCCAATCTCGGGGTGCTGTATTTCTTTCAGGGAGACTATGCCAAGGCTGTCCCGCAGCTTCAGGCCGCGTTGAAGCTGAAGGCTGGCCTGTGGAAGATACAGTCGCTACTTGGCATGTCTGAACGTCGGCTTGGAGATGATCGCGGTGGTCGTGCGGATCTTGAAGCAGCCTTTCCTCATGTGGAGGAAGCAGCGCTCAAGATTCAAGTTGGGCGAGATCTGATTGATAGCTACTCGTCAACAGGCGATCTGGACAGGGCAGCATCGATTGCATCGAGCTTGCTTAAGATTCAACCGACGGACCCGAGCCTTCTCTATACGGCGTATCGGCTTTATTCCGATCTGGCAGGTGAGGCGATGCTGGATTTGTCGGTGGCGGCGCCGGAGTCGGGCCAGATGCATCAAGCAATGGCGCATGAACTGGCCCGCGAGCGCGACATTGCGGGTGCGATTGCGAACTTTCGCAAGGCCGTTGCGATCGATCCGAATTTGCCAGGGATTCATTTTGAATTGGCGGAGGCGCTTCGCGCGTCGTCTGACCTGAAGCTGCGGGCCGAGGCCGAGCAGGAGTACAAGCTGGCCGTTGCGGCCAATGGACGGGATACTAAATCTTTGACGAAGCTTGGCGATATTGCAGTCGAGAAGGACGACTTCGCTGGCGCGGTAGCTTACTACACGCGGGCGCTCGCACTGGCTCCGGGCGATGCGGATGCGACGCTGGGACTGGCCCATGTCTATATTGAAAAGGATGAATCGGCATCGGCATTGCCGCTGCTGGAGCCGCTGGTCGCTGCCGACCCGACCAATGTCGTGGCGCATTATCGATTGAGCACGGCGTATCGCAAACTCAAGCGACCGGACGACGCCAAGCGTGAGTTAGAGGCCTATCAAAAATACAAGGACATCAAGGAAAAGATGCGGGCTGTCTATAAAGAGATGCGGCTCGATACACCGCAGGACAAGCCGGACAAGTAGATGGACATAAAGCTAGATGGAATGCGTCATTGGATAGCGCGCTGGGCAGCGCTTAGATCGTGCCTTGCGAGTCTATGCTGCGTTGTTTACCTGGTTCTGCTTGCGGGTATGATTCAGGCGCAAGGCAAGGCTGTGCCGAAATCTGCGAGCGAGCGAGTCCCGCAACTGGTGGACATTACTGCTTCGACTGGCATTCATTTCGAGCACCTCTCCAGTCCCGAACAGAAGTACATTGTCGAATCGATGAACGGTGGCGTTGCCCTGCTTGATTATGATGGCGATGGCTGGCTCGATATCTATTTCACAAACGCTCCCAGCGTTTCGATGGCGCTTGCAGGACAAAAAGCGAGAAGCGCGCTCTTCCATAACAATCACGACGGCACTTTTACCGATGTCACAGAGAAGGCCAGGGTGGGCTATCCATGCTGGGCGATGGGCGTTGCTGTGGGCGACTATAACAACGATGGCAAGCCCGACTTGATTGTCAGTTGCTTCGGCGGCGTGGTCCTCTATCGTAACAACGGCGATGGCACTTTTACGGATGTCACAAAGGCGGCAGGCCTCGACAAAGACACCGGTTGGGCAACTGGCGTGACGTTTG from Edaphobacter paludis includes:
- a CDS encoding TonB-dependent receptor, which gives rise to MKLRWPALLLTVAMLGAGYIGIGFAQSTNSGDIRGTVTDTTGASLPDVTVNIVNNNTGVSKTLTTNNDGIYDSSSIVVGNYKLTFMKDGFSKLERSSVTVQVGTMTVNAKLKVGSVTEEVVVNTDVPLLETDNGEQSTTLEAKTMAPLPNVGQDWQNFTILLPGTSGTAKGSQGANNPGQEVSTNGNLPYSNVLADGASTTLSHSANSDVSIFETVQEVQISTSAFSAQYGVGGLIMNQISKGGTGQFHGSAYDYFQNNALNAAQYGFGNKVPVPFLRYNEFGGSIGGPILKKKMFFYFNYDQTINHGSASNGTNTVPTEAVKAGDFSGQPLIYDPTTQVMAKDSKGNPYPVRKSFLSEYGSNEVPSFLVDKVAAAFQQFYPTPSNHIPGGRFVPGTLNSVGLLQNNFFSSNPQSTPYKKYFGRLDYDITQHNRLTMSDTQRDTPVIYPSAVTACPIGCQSGDVDSNNAQITDVWTINDTTINEARLGYTYQGNFFADLALGKGYASKLGWQFAKADDFPGIQFGPPYPYAWIQPSSNAVYKEHVFDPSDVVTMIRGKHILHFGGEFLMYRDDSTAWGNTNAGTMNFSGQYTQQWTVDSNGVASPNTSTGLNYADFLLGQAQSWNAGVSPEYGARLKSPQVFIQDDYKVRPNLTINVGLRYQIRHGWKEVHQNMSTFDPTVPNPGTGTLGAMWYGSTHANGRDSLQADSYNTFLPRAGFSWLIHPDTTLRGGFGLYAYNLSLDTYGSGMGAEISSSGNSTDQTNGITPVVILSGTGSNLPYTAATTDPAKFNGQSVNYNQYHTPTPEIYQWNLSLQHELGTNMVAELAYVASHGFNLNFPTDLNQIPENRLSPNDAQFRPYSGFQSITGSTNNAISNYNSLQASISKRLTSGISFNFNYTWSHFLDDQDSSGWGSRSGDQNYQNAFDPSKNYSNSNFDVRNAFKGNILYELPFGKGRTFLNHNWLLDEAVGGWQIASTIVLSSGNPFSVYASDGSSYALAGSLFPNWTGESIIPKGGRTIDHWFNPGAFSRPAPGTFGNVRRNSVYGPGLEEVNLSAGKKFTIREQVKLEIRADASNAFNHPSFGVPNQQLTTSSPGTVSYTDAASNITGTTIGGRSVQLGAHLEF
- a CDS encoding tetratricopeptide repeat protein, with translation MRVKNKLTSLLLLGVVALPAFSQASLSRQQQIASHSRLARQYLIGHQPNLAVPEFQAIIALDPKNVDARANLGVLYFFQGDYAKAVPQLQAALKLKAGLWKIQSLLGMSERRLGDDRGGRADLEAAFPHVEEAALKIQVGRDLIDSYSSTGDLDRAASIASSLLKIQPTDPSLLYTAYRLYSDLAGEAMLDLSVAAPESGQMHQAMAHELARERDIAGAIANFRKAVAIDPNLPGIHFELAEALRASSDLKLRAEAEQEYKLAVAANGRDTKSLTKLGDIAVEKDDFAGAVAYYTRALALAPGDADATLGLAHVYIEKDESASALPLLEPLVAADPTNVVAHYRLSTAYRKLKRPDDAKRELEAYQKYKDIKEKMRAVYKEMRLDTPQDKPDK